Proteins encoded together in one Rhinoderma darwinii isolate aRhiDar2 unplaced genomic scaffold, aRhiDar2.hap1 Scaffold_126, whole genome shotgun sequence window:
- the LOC142699080 gene encoding syncoilin-like produces MEDALFKVHSGVLAVPSPPSPVTPELLSLEDIGLRFQYCIAAVEDLERERNELIRELAILQEPSLEAVQQAHEELVQAYGQKAQTELERDTLQEEIRGIRRRLFRVTKECVACQYQLENRRQELAQKTAEHKELETVAARLTEEISQLRNTFTQQRQGEEQRVRAPQRRRISRELQERRQLSADLQSLTEEQHSTLQDHYEPKLLQRLECAERGTQALRKAQEELRKLRGEIRPLQGEACQLQAQKCSLQEQINLMKKKREEEVLLYRALNLHPNVHQI; encoded by the exons ATGGAGGATGCTCTTTTTAAGGTCCATTCTGG GGTACTTGCTGTGCCTAGTCCCCCTTCACCAGTCACTCCGGAACTTTTGTCCCTGGAGGACATTGGGCTAAGGTTCCAGTATTGTATCGCAGCTGTGGAAGACTTGGAAAGGGAACGAAATGAGCTCATACGAGAGCTGGCCATACTTCAGGAGCCCTCATTGGAAGCTGTACAACAGGCACATGAGGAACTAGTGCAGGCATATGGACAGAAGGCTCAGACAGAACTGGAGAGGGACACTTTGCAGGAAGAGATACGAGGAATACGTCGCAGATTGTTCCGAGTGACTAAAGAATGTGTAGCTTGCCAATACCAGCTTGAAAATCGGCGTCAGGAATTAGCTCAGAAAACAGCAGAACACAAGGAACTAGAGACTGTTGCAGCTCGGTTGACAGAGGAGATTTCCCAACTGCGGAATACCTTTACTCAACAGAGACAGGGGGAAGAGCAGCGAGTTAGAGCTCCACAACGCAGGCGAATCTCACGTGAACTGCAGGAAAGAAGACAGCTCTCTGCAGACCTGCAAAGCCTGACTGAGGAACAACACAGTACCCTCCAAGACCATTATGAGCCCAAACTTCTTCAACGCTTGGAGTGTGCTGAAAGAGGGACACAAGCCCTAAGAAAGGCGCAGGAAGAGTTGCGAAAACTAAGAGGGGAAATAAGGCCACTCCAAGGAGAAGCCTGCCAACTGCAGGCTCAGAAATGCAGTCTACAAGAGCAAATTAATCTCATGAAGAAGAAGAGGGAAGAAGAAGTGCTGCTATACAGG GCTCTGAACCTCCATCCAAATGTCCATCAGATTTAA